In Massilia antarctica, the following are encoded in one genomic region:
- a CDS encoding TonB-dependent receptor, protein MNNPAPARGRARTARPIVLKSLVASLLGAGMLSHVSVAAQEALPASPDTAVVTVSGVRKAAQSAQTIKKNADQVVDSIVADDIGKFPDKNVAEILQRVPGVQVSRGSGEAGTVIIRGLGGVVALLNGREFFSDTGRSLYLADVPASMLQRIDVYKTQGGDLPEGGTAGVIDVRTNRPFDFKGRQVNLNARVENRDKAKTNNPDLSAMVSDRWKTDIGEFGALVGLSYQRGRYHDEVAFAGFPIPIDNGVTGAENFGRFMGNGDRKREAGNIALQWRPSPTVEVFAEGFRTNIDHRFQNNFMIGFPPHFTGATITTKPGTNNLDTITRLNQDAPGFSSTQAYQHDVTNQQVAVGARWDATPTLRLTTEVARTASYFKERRVIFDFDYTARGFLGAVRSGGGYLDFPGTNMEDPDDAKFRVRGGTDIANARQGTSNDWRGDVVYDTSENGVLGFVKELAGGVRLAERKASSRGIRDMWYANSPQNGVPASSFPGLWTLSAPTGGNYGVNRYVVADHNYLLDHTDVVRTILTGSPAQLEDNPLSYYSDVERTSALYAKAKFGFHMGVPISGVVGARVVRTEQTLKGNSSIVGVVAPVSVDTSRTDVLPSLALRAELAPTLVARLVSGRAVERPAFADYNPALRLTEGVAATSNSSGIVGTGAAGNPNLRPTKSDNIDVALEWYFAPTGSLTGTIFQHKFTDRSVEKAAREIINGREYDVTRRYNLAKANLEGVEMSYRQFYDFLPGMLSGLGLEANFTYITGKQTNPDGRESTFLGMSKTSYNLVGLYEKEAWSARLAYNWRSKFMAEERYRGNDKLDLYVAPLRSLDGSLSYRISKQLTVTLDGNNLLDQPYHDYFNKDPGLVRDTRRYDRAVGLALHYKY, encoded by the coding sequence ATGAACAATCCCGCCCCCGCCCGCGGCCGCGCCCGCACGGCCCGTCCCATCGTCCTCAAATCCCTGGTAGCCTCCCTGCTCGGCGCCGGCATGCTCAGTCATGTCTCGGTCGCCGCCCAGGAAGCACTCCCCGCCTCTCCTGACACCGCCGTCGTTACCGTCAGCGGCGTGCGCAAGGCGGCGCAGAGCGCGCAAACGATCAAGAAAAACGCCGACCAGGTGGTCGATTCCATCGTCGCCGACGATATCGGCAAGTTCCCCGACAAGAACGTGGCCGAAATCCTGCAACGCGTCCCCGGCGTGCAAGTCTCGCGCGGCAGCGGCGAGGCCGGCACGGTCATCATCCGCGGCTTGGGCGGCGTGGTGGCCCTCCTCAATGGCCGCGAGTTTTTCTCCGACACCGGCCGCAGCCTGTACCTGGCCGATGTGCCGGCCTCCATGCTGCAACGCATCGACGTCTACAAGACTCAGGGCGGCGACCTGCCCGAAGGCGGCACCGCCGGCGTGATCGACGTGCGCACCAACCGCCCGTTCGACTTCAAGGGCCGGCAGGTCAACCTGAATGCGCGCGTGGAAAACCGCGACAAGGCCAAGACCAATAATCCCGACCTGAGCGCCATGGTCAGCGACCGCTGGAAGACCGATATCGGCGAGTTCGGCGCGCTGGTCGGCCTGTCGTACCAGCGCGGCCGCTACCACGATGAAGTGGCGTTCGCCGGCTTTCCGATCCCGATCGACAATGGCGTGACCGGCGCCGAGAACTTCGGCCGTTTCATGGGTAACGGCGACCGCAAGCGCGAGGCAGGGAACATCGCCCTGCAATGGCGTCCGAGTCCGACCGTGGAAGTGTTTGCCGAAGGCTTCCGCACGAATATCGACCACCGCTTCCAGAACAATTTCATGATCGGTTTCCCGCCGCACTTCACCGGCGCGACCATCACGACCAAGCCGGGCACGAACAATCTCGACACCATCACGCGCCTGAACCAGGATGCGCCGGGCTTCTCGTCGACCCAGGCTTACCAGCACGATGTGACCAACCAACAGGTGGCCGTCGGCGCGCGCTGGGATGCCACGCCCACCTTGCGCTTGACCACCGAAGTGGCGCGCACCGCGAGCTACTTCAAGGAACGGCGCGTGATTTTCGACTTCGATTACACGGCGCGCGGCTTCCTGGGCGCGGTGCGCTCGGGCGGCGGCTACCTGGACTTCCCGGGCACGAACATGGAAGACCCGGACGACGCCAAGTTCCGCGTGCGCGGCGGCACCGACATCGCCAACGCGCGCCAGGGCACCTCGAACGACTGGCGCGGCGATGTGGTCTACGACACAAGCGAGAACGGCGTGCTCGGTTTTGTGAAGGAACTGGCCGGCGGCGTGCGCCTGGCCGAGCGCAAGGCCTCGTCGCGCGGGATCCGCGACATGTGGTACGCGAATAGTCCGCAAAATGGCGTACCGGCCAGCAGCTTTCCCGGCTTGTGGACCTTGTCGGCGCCGACCGGCGGCAATTATGGCGTGAACCGCTACGTGGTGGCCGACCATAACTATCTCCTCGACCATACCGACGTCGTGCGCACCATCCTGACCGGCTCGCCCGCGCAGCTGGAAGACAATCCGCTGTCGTACTACAGCGACGTGGAACGCACCTCGGCCTTGTACGCGAAGGCCAAGTTCGGTTTCCACATGGGCGTGCCGATCAGCGGCGTGGTGGGCGCGCGCGTGGTGCGCACCGAGCAGACGCTCAAGGGCAATTCGTCGATCGTCGGCGTAGTCGCGCCGGTGTCGGTCGATACCAGCCGCACCGATGTGCTGCCTAGCCTGGCGCTGCGCGCGGAGCTGGCGCCAACCCTGGTGGCGCGCCTGGTCAGCGGCCGTGCAGTCGAGCGGCCGGCGTTTGCCGACTACAATCCGGCGCTGCGGCTGACCGAAGGGGTGGCGGCGACGTCGAATTCGTCGGGCATCGTCGGCACCGGCGCGGCCGGCAATCCGAATCTGCGGCCGACCAAATCGGACAATATCGACGTGGCGCTGGAATGGTATTTTGCGCCGACGGGTTCGTTGACGGGAACGATTTTCCAGCACAAGTTCACCGACCGTTCGGTGGAAAAAGCGGCGCGCGAAATCATCAACGGCCGCGAGTACGATGTGACGCGCCGCTACAACCTGGCCAAGGCCAATCTGGAAGGCGTCGAGATGAGTTACCGGCAGTTCTACGACTTCCTGCCGGGGATGCTGAGCGGGCTGGGGCTGGAGGCGAACTTCACGTACATCACCGGCAAGCAGACCAATCCGGATGGACGCGAGTCGACCTTCCTGGGGATGTCGAAGACCTCGTATAACCTGGTGGGGCTGTACGAGAAGGAGGCGTGGTCGGCGCGCCTGGCGTACAACTGGCGCTCGAAGTTCATGGCCGAGGAACGCTATCGGGGTAATGACAAGCTGGACTTGTATGTGGCGCCGCTGCGCTCGCTCGACGGGTCCTTGTCGTACCGGATCAGCAAGCAGCTGACCGTGACCCTGGATGGGAATAATCTGCTGGACCAGCCGTATCACGATTATTTCAACAAGGACCCGGGCCTGGTGCGCGATACGCGCCGCTATGACCGGGCGGTGGGGTTGGCGCTGCATTACAAGTATTAA
- a CDS encoding CDP-alcohol phosphatidyltransferase family protein, producing the protein MTQHDESDRRPITVRDAGWARRIARWLADRGISPNQISVLSIVFAALGAAALIRGGLFMHHPALFPIAAALCIQGRLLCNLFDGMVAVEYNKATPLGPVFNEFPDRIADSLLLVAAGYAAADPVLGWLAALAAALTAYVRVYGASCGLGHDFRGPMAKQHRMAVLTVACLAAAVVPVLPLGYPTMGVAMAMAIIVLLSLVTCVTRTLALCRQLEQKARQ; encoded by the coding sequence ATGACGCAACACGACGAATCCGATCGCCGGCCCATTACCGTGCGCGATGCCGGCTGGGCAAGGCGGATTGCACGATGGCTGGCCGACCGAGGCATCAGCCCCAATCAGATTTCCGTTCTCAGCATCGTCTTTGCCGCCCTCGGCGCCGCTGCGCTCATCCGCGGCGGGCTCTTCATGCACCATCCCGCCCTGTTCCCGATCGCCGCCGCGCTGTGCATCCAGGGCCGCCTCTTGTGCAATCTGTTCGATGGCATGGTCGCCGTCGAGTACAACAAGGCCACGCCGCTCGGCCCCGTGTTCAACGAATTCCCCGACCGTATCGCCGATTCCCTGCTGCTGGTCGCCGCCGGCTATGCGGCCGCCGATCCCGTGCTCGGCTGGCTGGCAGCCCTGGCCGCCGCCCTGACCGCCTACGTGCGCGTGTATGGCGCTTCCTGCGGCCTCGGCCACGATTTCCGCGGCCCCATGGCCAAGCAGCACCGCATGGCCGTCCTCACCGTGGCTTGCCTGGCCGCCGCTGTCGTGCCGGTCCTTCCGCTCGGTTACCCGACCATGGGCGTGGCCATGGCCATGGCCATCATCGTCCTATTGAGCCTGGTCACCTGCGTGACCCGCACCCTGGCCCTGTGCCGCCAGCTCGAACAGAAAGCCAGGCAGTGA
- a CDS encoding lysophospholipid acyltransferase family protein has translation MNPFFRLQRDALLGLQRLIVGGAAFYDVAPAHPCVFFANHTSHLDTTGLLGAIPPTMRDRTRPVAGADYWDKTALRRYIAHSLLNVVLVDRAKGGAEALVPLTAALDQHDSLIVFPEGTRKDATLPGEFKSGLYHLSKDRPTLALVPVYQQNLHRALPKGAPFPLPLLCRSHFGAPLYNDRGEDKEAFLARMHQAVCDLADTF, from the coding sequence GTGAACCCTTTCTTCCGCCTGCAGCGCGACGCCTTGCTCGGCCTGCAGCGGCTGATCGTCGGTGGCGCCGCCTTCTACGATGTAGCGCCTGCCCATCCCTGCGTGTTTTTCGCCAATCACACCAGCCATCTGGATACCACGGGCTTGCTCGGTGCCATTCCGCCCACCATGCGCGACCGCACGCGCCCCGTGGCCGGCGCCGATTACTGGGACAAGACGGCGCTGCGCCGCTACATCGCGCACAGCCTGCTCAACGTGGTGCTGGTCGACCGCGCCAAGGGCGGCGCCGAGGCGCTGGTGCCGCTGACCGCAGCGCTCGACCAGCACGATTCGCTGATCGTGTTCCCCGAGGGCACGCGCAAGGATGCGACCTTGCCGGGCGAGTTCAAATCCGGGCTGTATCACCTGAGTAAGGATCGCCCAACCCTGGCCCTGGTGCCGGTGTACCAGCAAAACCTGCACCGCGCGCTGCCCAAGGGCGCCCCGTTCCCGCTGCCGCTGCTGTGCCGCTCGCACTTCGGCGCGCCGCTGTACAACGACCGCGGCGAGGACAAGGAGGCCTTCCTCGCGCGCATGCACCAAGCCGTGTGCGACCTGGCCGATACTTTCTGA
- a CDS encoding alpha-1,6-glucosidase domain-containing protein codes for MHSLGSITSRLTSPSQRLLSASLCASLLAACGGSDSTSAPETPKMMSESVQRASVAAAAVAPGTIRMHYRRAQRDEAQWGVYSWSGPAKPSVEWIKDRFMLAASDSYGGYVDIAVDATKTKIDFLLTDGSGNKNCASDQAGDFAADIATRGQEIWLLEGDCKVYTSAPAISFGNLANAAAHWLSPDTVVWPGTPAGGSYKLFYAANGGLGSAAGGVTGADGSIDLRAAGALSPALQAKYPHLAGSTTLTLSGADTAGLPAKVSGQFAIAQFDAAGKLVQVTSLQTSGLLDALFAPAAANSALGATFNRAGVPTFRVWAPTAKSVALNVYANAGAASASSVPMTRDTASGVWHYTAPNAAWTNRAYYTYTVNVLSRWANNTVVSNVVTDPYSLSLNANGQRSFVANLDSAALKPSGWDYHPIPRLEHPTDISLYELQVRDFSASDLTVPASHRGKFLAFTDVHSNGMRHLRALQRAGMSHIHLLPSFDIASVNETGCGTPVIPAAASNSEAQQAAVAAAGDSDCFNWGYDPVHYSAPEGSFATDASDGAVRVREFRAMVKSLHEHGLRVTMDVVYNHTSGAQQSPLSVLDKIVPAYYYRLNPSGAITNDSCCADTAAENAMMAKLMTDSVVTWATDYKVDSFRFDIMGMAPLAVITKLKATVERAAQRDIYLYGEAWNFGVVGNDARFVQARQANMFGSGIGSFNDRLRDAVRGGGCCDGGADLIGQQGFINGAFYDPNATSTQTKDDLLRLGDLIKVGLSGTLRDYSFTDRTGVVRKNADIDYFGQKAGFAASPAETINYVEAHDNQTLFDLNAFKLPQATSFADRVRVQNLGAAINMLSQGVPFFHAGQDILRSKSLDRDSYNAGDWFNRLDFSYQSNNFGVGLPMAGVNKANWEFMSPILANALIKPDSAAIVSVRDYFLDLLEIRNDTTLFRLRSARDVSERLRFHNVGPQQVAGLIAMSIDGRRYPGAKYASVATFFNVDKVARTITIDELKGRKLAVHKVQRKSDNDRLARTATYERASGTFSIPPRTTVVFVENGPFWQNDD; via the coding sequence ATGCATTCTCTAGGTAGTATTACTTCACGACTCACATCGCCATCTCAGCGCCTGCTCAGCGCGAGCTTGTGCGCCAGCCTGCTGGCCGCCTGCGGTGGTTCCGATTCCACCAGCGCCCCCGAAACCCCGAAAATGATGTCGGAGTCGGTCCAGCGCGCATCGGTCGCGGCAGCCGCCGTGGCACCCGGCACCATCCGCATGCACTACCGGCGCGCCCAGCGCGACGAAGCGCAGTGGGGCGTGTATTCCTGGTCCGGCCCGGCCAAGCCCAGCGTCGAATGGATCAAGGACCGCTTCATGCTGGCCGCCAGCGACAGCTACGGCGGCTATGTCGATATTGCGGTCGATGCCACCAAGACCAAAATCGATTTCCTGCTTACCGATGGCAGCGGCAACAAGAACTGCGCCAGCGACCAGGCCGGCGATTTTGCGGCGGACATCGCCACCCGAGGCCAGGAAATCTGGCTGCTCGAAGGCGACTGCAAGGTCTACACCAGCGCCCCGGCGATCAGCTTCGGCAACCTGGCCAACGCCGCCGCGCACTGGCTCTCGCCCGATACCGTGGTGTGGCCGGGCACGCCGGCCGGTGGCAGCTACAAGCTGTTTTACGCGGCCAACGGTGGCTTGGGTTCCGCAGCGGGCGGCGTTACCGGCGCCGATGGCAGCATCGACCTGCGCGCGGCCGGTGCCCTGTCGCCGGCGCTGCAAGCGAAGTATCCGCACCTGGCCGGGTCCACCACGCTGACACTATCCGGCGCCGACACGGCCGGCCTGCCCGCCAAAGTCAGCGGCCAGTTCGCCATCGCCCAGTTCGACGCGGCGGGCAAGCTGGTACAGGTCACGTCGCTGCAAACGAGCGGCCTGCTGGATGCCCTGTTCGCCCCGGCCGCCGCCAACAGCGCGCTCGGTGCCACCTTCAACCGGGCCGGCGTGCCGACCTTCCGCGTGTGGGCACCGACCGCCAAATCGGTCGCGCTCAATGTGTACGCGAATGCCGGCGCGGCCAGCGCCAGCAGCGTGCCGATGACGCGCGACACGGCCAGCGGCGTGTGGCACTACACGGCCCCCAACGCCGCCTGGACCAACCGCGCCTACTACACCTACACGGTCAATGTGCTGTCGCGCTGGGCCAACAACACGGTGGTCAGCAACGTGGTCACCGATCCGTACTCATTGAGCCTGAACGCCAACGGCCAGCGCAGCTTCGTCGCGAACCTGGACAGCGCCGCGCTCAAACCGTCCGGCTGGGACTATCATCCGATTCCGCGCCTGGAGCATCCGACCGATATCTCCCTGTACGAACTGCAGGTGCGCGATTTCAGCGCCAGCGACCTCACTGTGCCGGCCAGCCATCGGGGCAAGTTCCTCGCTTTCACCGATGTGCACTCGAACGGCATGCGCCACCTGCGCGCGTTGCAGCGCGCCGGCATGAGCCATATCCATCTGCTGCCAAGTTTCGACATCGCCAGCGTCAACGAAACCGGTTGCGGCACACCAGTCATTCCGGCCGCGGCGTCCAATTCGGAGGCGCAGCAAGCCGCCGTGGCGGCCGCCGGCGACAGCGACTGCTTCAACTGGGGCTACGATCCGGTCCATTACAGCGCGCCCGAGGGCAGCTTCGCGACCGACGCCAGCGACGGCGCGGTGCGCGTGCGCGAGTTCCGCGCGATGGTCAAGTCGCTGCACGAACACGGCTTGCGCGTGACGATGGACGTGGTCTACAACCACACCAGCGGCGCGCAGCAAAGCCCGCTGTCGGTGCTCGACAAGATCGTGCCGGCCTACTACTACCGCCTCAATCCGAGCGGCGCCATCACCAACGACAGCTGCTGCGCCGACACCGCCGCCGAAAACGCGATGATGGCCAAGCTGATGACCGATTCGGTCGTCACCTGGGCCACCGACTACAAGGTCGACAGCTTCCGCTTCGACATCATGGGCATGGCGCCGCTGGCGGTCATCACCAAGCTGAAAGCGACGGTCGAGCGCGCCGCCCAGCGCGACATTTACCTGTACGGCGAAGCCTGGAACTTCGGCGTGGTCGGCAACGACGCGCGCTTCGTGCAGGCGCGCCAGGCCAATATGTTCGGCAGCGGTATCGGCTCGTTCAACGACCGCCTGCGCGACGCGGTGCGGGGCGGCGGCTGCTGCGATGGCGGGGCGGACCTGATCGGCCAGCAGGGCTTCATCAACGGCGCCTTTTACGACCCGAATGCCACCAGCACGCAAACCAAGGACGACTTGCTGCGCCTGGGCGACTTGATCAAGGTGGGCTTGTCGGGCACCCTGCGCGACTACAGTTTCACCGACCGCACTGGTGTGGTGCGCAAGAATGCGGACATCGATTATTTCGGGCAGAAGGCGGGGTTCGCGGCCAGTCCGGCCGAAACCATCAACTACGTCGAAGCGCATGACAACCAGACCCTGTTCGACCTGAATGCCTTCAAGCTGCCGCAGGCGACCAGCTTTGCGGACCGCGTGCGCGTGCAGAACCTGGGCGCGGCGATCAACATGCTGTCGCAAGGCGTGCCGTTCTTCCACGCGGGGCAGGACATCCTGCGTTCGAAGTCGCTCGACCGCGACAGCTACAACGCCGGCGACTGGTTCAACCGCCTCGACTTTTCCTACCAGTCGAATAACTTCGGCGTCGGTTTGCCGATGGCTGGTGTGAACAAGGCCAACTGGGAATTCATGTCGCCGATTCTCGCCAATGCGCTGATCAAGCCCGATTCGGCGGCGATTGTGTCGGTGCGCGATTACTTCCTCGACCTGCTGGAGATACGCAACGACACCACCCTGTTCCGCCTGCGCAGCGCCAGGGATGTGAGCGAGCGGCTCAGGTTCCACAACGTGGGGCCGCAGCAGGTCGCCGGTTTGATCGCGATGAGCATCGACGGGCGCCGCTATCCGGGCGCGAAATACGCCAGCGTGGCGACCTTTTTCAACGTCGACAAAGTCGCCAGGACCATCACGATCGATGAACTCAAGGGGCGCAAGCTGGCCGTGCACAAGGTGCAGCGCAAGTCGGACAATGACCGGCTGGCCAGGACGGCGACGTACGAGCGCGCCAGCGGCACCTTCAGCATTCCGCCACGAACAACAGTGGTGTTCGTGGAGAATGGTCCGTTCTGGCAAAACGACGACTAG
- a CDS encoding phosphatidate cytidylyltransferase: MTPQFILTGQILLAILVVASGVGFVLRLRNPGSATIINLNARINAWWIMAGVLFSALVLGRYVTIVVFGFASLMALREFLTLTPTRKSDYWPLFIAFFIALPAQYWLLWTQWYGLFAIMIPVYIFFLISAASAISQDTEDFLSRNARIVFAVMICVYGVSHAPALLMLDIPNFEGHNAQLLFFFVFIVQISDVLQYVFGKLFGKHKLVPKLSPNKTWEGLIGGGLATMGIGALLAFVTPFTPLQAAGMAALIVIGGVMGGLVMSGVKRSLGAKDWGTGIAGHGGYMDRLDSLGFAAPVFFHIVRWIWALP, encoded by the coding sequence ATGACTCCCCAATTCATACTGACCGGCCAGATCCTGCTGGCGATCCTGGTGGTCGCCTCAGGCGTCGGCTTCGTGCTGCGGCTCAGGAATCCCGGCAGCGCGACCATCATCAACCTGAACGCCCGCATCAACGCGTGGTGGATCATGGCCGGCGTGCTGTTTTCAGCGCTGGTCCTGGGGCGCTATGTGACGATCGTGGTGTTCGGCTTCGCCTCGCTGATGGCGCTGCGCGAATTCCTCACCCTCACGCCGACCCGCAAGAGCGATTACTGGCCACTGTTCATCGCCTTCTTCATCGCCCTGCCGGCCCAGTACTGGCTGCTGTGGACCCAGTGGTACGGCCTGTTCGCGATCATGATCCCGGTGTATATCTTTTTCCTGATCTCGGCCGCCAGCGCGATCAGCCAGGATACCGAGGACTTTCTGTCGCGTAATGCACGCATCGTGTTCGCGGTGATGATCTGCGTGTATGGCGTCAGCCATGCGCCGGCCCTGCTGATGCTCGACATACCGAACTTCGAAGGCCACAACGCCCAGTTGCTGTTCTTCTTCGTCTTCATCGTGCAGATCAGCGATGTGCTGCAGTACGTCTTCGGCAAGCTGTTCGGCAAGCACAAGCTGGTGCCCAAGCTAAGCCCGAACAAGACCTGGGAAGGCTTGATCGGCGGCGGCCTGGCGACGATGGGGATCGGCGCGCTACTGGCCTTCGTCACGCCGTTCACGCCGCTGCAGGCGGCCGGCATGGCCGCGCTGATCGTCATCGGCGGCGTCATGGGCGGCCTGGTCATGTCGGGCGTGAAGCGCTCGCTCGGGGCCAAGGACTGGGGCACGGGCATCGCCGGCCACGGCGGCTACATGGACCGCCTCGACTCGCTCGGTTTCGCCGCTCCGGTGTTCTTCCACATCGTGCGCTGGATCTGGGCCCTGCCCTGA